In the genome of Apteryx mantelli isolate bAptMan1 chromosome 35, bAptMan1.hap1, whole genome shotgun sequence, the window GGCAGCCGTAGCTGGTTCTGCCCCCTCTCGCTGCACCGCTGTGAGCTACTGAGCCCTGGCCTGGCTGGGAGCCTCCCAGAGCACCGGGGCGGCTGTGCCGGTGCGTGTGGGATCCCTCCGCGCTTGCAGAGGCGCCTCTGCCTCCCCGTTGGGAGTAGGGAGGGCGCGGGGGCCCATAAACACCCGGGAAGGCGTCCCCAGCCCATCCTGTCTCCTAGCTCCTGGGCCGCTCTCTTCTAGGGCCGTCGCTCTCGCCGCCAGAGGAGGGAGTTCAGAGAGAAACGCTTGAAAGGCAGGAAGATCAGCCCTCCCAGGTGAGCTCCTGCGGTCTCCGGCTGAGCCACGGCTTGTCTCCGTCCTGCCCCGCTGTCTGGGCAGCTCTTCGCTGCCCCAAACCAGGCAGCTTTGCTCCAGGACCCTCTGTCCCAGCGTTCGTGTACGTGCCAGCCGCGCGAGCTCACGTGGGCCACGGGGTGCAGGGCAATGCGGGCTAGGGATCCCCTTTTCCTGGGGTTCAGCCTCTGTTTTGGGGCAGGTGCCACGTTTCATCTCCCATCTTTAGCTCTGCCCGTAAATCTGAGTTCTGCGGTGCTTGTGAGTGCTTGACCGAGGGGCGAGTGCTGGTTTCTTAGGCCACTACCAGCAGCTAAGAGGCAGTTAGCAACGACTCGGCTCGTGCGCTAATTGGTGATTACAGCCCTCCCTGTAATCTGGTGGATGTCACCTTCTGCCAGCGGGGTTTCCTAATGCTCCGCTCGCCCCCGAAGCCGTCATTTGAGAAAGGCTTTCGGAGAGGCTGGGAGCCACATGCCTTGGGGACCTCCGGCAGGCTTCTCCTGCCCTCACAGCCTCTCTCGTTGCAGCTACGCCCGGAGAGACAGCCCCACGTACGATCCCTACAAACGGTGAGCGGCTGCCGCGAAGGGACGGGTGAGCGGGTTGTCCTGGTTCTGCGGGTGGTCGCTGAGGAACGTGGTACCCGGTGGCTCTGCCGCGCCTTTGGGAGGGAACATTTTTGGCAGCTCCCTTCTCCCGCGCTGAAGCTGCTTCCTTCCCGGCCGCCTCGCAGGTCTCCCTCAGAGTCCACCTCTGAATCCCGCTCCCGTTCCCGCTCGCCGTCTCCCGGCCACGAGGAGAAGATCACCTTCATCACCAGCTTCGGCGGCAGCGACGAAGAGGCGGCGGCCGCGCAAGCCGGCGGCGTCCCCGGGAAACCCGCCTCGCTCGGCAAACAGCGCTCCGCCCCAGGGCAGCCGGGCAGCGCTGCGGCAGGTCATAGCGCCTCTTCCCGGTCGGTAACTCTCCCATCTGGCTCGCTTTCCCAATCCTTAACCGCAGAGAACGCAgcaggggccgggcgggggccgcccAGCCCCTCGTGGGCACGGAACCGGGCCAGCCCCGCTCGGAGACGCTGGCGGGGGACGCTGCCGACACCCGTGGCCGGGCTGCTGGCACCTCTCGAAGGGAGAACGTCCCAGGAGGGAGCGGGTGGCTCGTTGCAGCAGGCCGGGGGAGCCGTGCAGAGCCGCCGGGGGCGGACAGGGAGAGATTCGAGCAGGTGGCagcaggaaagaggctctgtccCCGATTCAGtgagccgcggggcgggcggacgGGGCTCCCTGCGGCTCTGCTGCTgggccagggcagggggagaagCGGTTGTGGTGTCAGAGTGAATCTGGTTGGCTCACGGAGGGGGACTTTGCGGCACCTCTGGCATTTGCAGGGTGGGGGATTTGGGAGGCAGAAATCCAAGTGTGAATCAAACCTCCTGCACCTAAGGAAAGGGAGCATCTGGGCTGCTCCTTGGGAGGTTGGGGAAGGAATTGGGTGGTGGCTGTCACGGGCCGTTTCCCAGCACAGTGCGGCTTGCTGCCCCCAAGAAGAGCTCTCTTGCACGAGGCTGGGCGGTTTTGGGGCCGTTCCGGCTGCGCCAGGCCGGAGATCAGGCCGCGACGCTGACGCGGGGCAGGGGAGGCGCCTGCTCTCTCCTTGCAGCGCGGCCCCCGGTTGTGCCAGGGCCAGGGGCTGTCGGCGGGATCCCGCCGCGCCCCCTCCCTTGTCGCTGAGGGCTTCCCGCACCCCCGGCCTCCGCGTTGCACCTCTCCACGTCGCTGAACCGCTCGCCCTGTGTGTCCCTTCTAGGAGACGCTCTTCGTCCTCCTCCACgtccccgtcctcctcctcgtcctccagCTCCCGCTCCAGCTCTCGGTCGCACCGAGGCGGCGGCTACCACCGTTCCAGCCGCTACTGCCGCTCCCACAGCCGCCGGTACTCGCGCTCCCGCAGCCGGAGCCGACGGTACTCGGGAGGAGGCTCACGCGACAGCCGGCGCCGCTCCAGGTCCTATTCCCCCGACCGGGGGTATCGCTACAGCTCCCGCCGCCGCTCCAGGTGAGCTGGTAGAGGGGAGACGGGGCTCCTGCAAGAACAGAGGATCCCCCGGCCCCGTCGCGGTGTTTGATTCCCCCTCAAGTGTCCCAGTTCGTGGCTGTTTCTTCCCAGTTCTTTGCTGGGCTCTTCCAAGGTGAATTTGGCTCCGTTTTTTCTACAACCTGCCGTTTGGCTGTAGGCAGCAATAAGATCCTGTTTTGCCACCTCTGAACAAGCCCacatctctcagcctctcctttgcACCCTGTTCTCCAGCCCCCGCTGGACTGGTCCCGGTTTGTCACTGCGAGTCCCAAACAGGTCCCCGTATCCAAACGGGATCTCGCAAGTGCTGGTGAAGGGGAAaaatcccatctctcgccatgcTGGTTGGTGGCTTCGGCTCAGGGGCTCGCTGCTGGCACCGGGACAATGTGTGGTCCCCCAGGCTCTTCTCTGCTCGGTTGCAGGGTGGGTCCTGTCCGGGGGTTTTTCTTTGCCCCGCGGCCCTGTTGCTACCAACTGCTTTAGGAAGAGTTGCTTCTCCTCGGAGAGCCGTAGTGACTCCCGGCTCCCTCCCCGCAGGAGCCGTTCCAGATCCGGGGAGCGCTACCGGCGGAGCGGCAGGTCGAGCAGACACTGGAGCAGCAGCCCGAGCAGCCGAAGCCCCAGCGATTCGCGAAGCCGCAGCAAGTCGATGTCTCCAGTGCGAGAGAAACCGCTGAGGCCCGCAGCATCCCCGGCCGTGGGGGAGAAGCTGAAAAAGTGAGTGTGAAGGGCTGCGAGGAGGGCGGCTGCATCGGCTCGCGCGGCAGCCGGACATCCCGCTGCTTCCCACGCAGCGGGAGCTGCATCAGAGAAAGCAAAGATCTCCTGGAGCGCGAGCGGCTCTCGGCGGAGAGGCTTTAGGGCTCGCGGGGTCTGTCCTGCCTGCGCTGAtccctgctctttctttctttctttctttttttctttccctgctcttAGGGCTGACACTGCTGCTGGTAAAGAGACAGGAGCTGCCAAAGTCAGTAAGAATTTAACCTCACCTGTTTAATTCACATCACTGCAGAGCAGACTAAGGGACACAGTAGTGGACGGGCTGGAGGAGATGCAGGGGTTTGGCAGTGAACGGCTCCGTGGCCGCGCCTGGTACCCCGCGACCCGTCCCCGCCTCGGCCGGGCGCAGGCGCCGCTCGAGCCTGCTCCCGCTTGGAGCTCAGGCTCGCTGGGCGCCGGCACTCCGGGCGAGAGCGGGGCACGGAGCACTCTGAGCTCTAGGGGCAGTGGGGAAGTCCCAGTCGGGGTGGGGTGGGATTGGTGGCGGGACCTTCCCGTCACCTTCCTCGGCTGGGATCCTGGCCAGCGCGGGGTGGGGACGCCCGTGTGCCGCACGACGCGGCGGTGTCTGTGCGGGTCACGAAGCCGGGAGCTGCCTGCCTCCTTCGCCACCGGGCCCAGGCTGTCTCTGGGGCGCTGCCACCCAGCCGGTGGCCGTCTCCGTGCACAGCGTgtccccgccgccgctgctccaTGGAGCAGAGGTGACGGCACGCGGCTGGGGAGCTGTTACTGCCCTCGGAGGGAGGCATCTGTGCTGCCTGCGGTGGGGTGCTGGGCTCAGGGCACAGCTGTCCTCTCCGGCTCCATCCCTGCCCAAATCTCTTCCGTGTGCCTTTGGGCCGTGCCCGGATGCCCCCAGCCGCCCCCCTCGGCCCCACGCGGATCACCCGGGGTCTCCACGTGCCCGGGCAGGCCGAGGGCGGTGCAGATGCCACCTCCCAGGGCTGTGCATGCCCCTCTGGGAGGCCCCGGCAGGGAGCAGCTCGTATTTGCGATGCCGTTGTCAACCGTCAGCTGCCGACTTTGTCCCAGCAAGGAGCGCGGGCAATGCGTTAGGTCCCCCTTTGCTCGGAGCCGGGTGCCCCGCTGCCAGGCTGCGGCGGGGGTCGGTCCTGGGGGCTCCGTCCTGGCTGCAGAGACGCCGGCTTGCAGCAGGCCCGGCCCCGGGACCATCCTGCAGCCGGCTGCTCTGCCCACCGTGCTCGGGAGATCTTTCAGCCTCCAGCCGGGCTCTGCAGCCCCTTTTTTCCTGGCTCTCCGGTATTGCCCGGCAGCTCTGCGGGGCTCCGAGCCCCCCTCGGCCCCCCGCGGGCAAAGATCTGGGCAGAGCCGCCCGGGTCGCGGGCTCTGGAGATGGAGCGGCAGCTCCGGCAGGGTGGATGGGGTTCGGAGCGGGGCCTGGATCAGGGGGATCGGCCGGAGAGGCAGCACCGTCGCCTCGGTGAGGCGGGCGGCTCCGGCGATGCCTCTGGCAGGGAGGCGGACATGGCTCCGAAGCCTGGGCCGGTGCTTGGAGCCGGCGGGTTCAGAACTGGGGTTTTTGGTTCGTACGTCCAGCCGGTGACTTCCCCACCACGGGATCTCGCCGAGACCGGGGCCGGGCACCTTGCGGATCCTTCCAGGGTCCGCTGCGGcgagggcagggagaggcagggagactTTCGGCCCCCTCACGGGGTTGATCCCCTTGGATCCTGCCCCGCGAGGTGTCTCGCCTCCGGggccgggagccccgggccgCTCCAGTCTGGCTGCACCGTGTCCTCGCGCCCCCCTTCACACACGGCTCTGCTTTCGCTCGCAGCCCAAGCTGACGCCGCAGGAGAAGCTGAAGCTCCGCATGCAGAAGGCGCTGAACCGGCAGTGTAAGCAGGATCGGCCCCCTCCGGCCAGCGCGTGCCGCTGCGCCGGGCCCTGGCGCCTCTCCCGCCCCCTCGCCGACCcccttctctctgtttctccGCAGTTAAAGCGGACAAAAAGGCAGCGCAGGAGAAGATGCTGCAGCAGGAGCACGAGAGACAGGTAGGGGTGGACGTGGCTGAGCCGCTCCGCAGCGCgagcggccggcggggagggaggTTTTCGGGCAGGGCCTGGCTAAGGGCACGTTTTCTCTTGCAGGAGCGCGAAGACGAGCTACGGGCCATGGCCCGGAAGATCCGCATGaagtaaaaaaacccttttccttcccttgttCCGCTCGCCGGGCGGCTCCAGGAGGGGCAAGGCCTCGGGATTAACCCCCCTTTCCCCGCAGGGAGAGAGAGCGGCGCGAGAAAGAGCGGGAGGAGTGGGAGAGGCAGTACAGCAGGCAGAGCCGGTCCCCGTCGCCGCGATACAGTGAGTGCCGGGCTCGGGAACGCGGCGGATCAGGTGGGAGAATCGGACCCAAATGCGTAGGGAGTCAGGGCAAAGAGCCGAAAGGGTGGAGGGGGAGTCTCGGGTGCCCCCAGAGACTGGTGCGATGCTTCAAAAAAAGCGATGGAGAGGTTTTGGTGTTTGTAACGGTCGTAGAACAATTACGTTTAACATGAGAACAACCTAAACGTGATTTAAAATCCTTCCTTGTGCTGGGAGGCTGCCGGTGTTGGCTGCTTTGAAAGGGATCAGAAACGGGGCCAGAGGGGTTTGGAAGGGACTAAGCAGGCCTCTACCCCCTGTGAGCCTttttaggaagagaaaagggggacgAGGGAAGATAAAATGTGAAGCCACCTCATCTTGAAGGGAAACGGGTGGAAAAGGGCCCCCGGCAGGGCCTGGGAGCACCCCAGCACCCGCCCCTTCCCCGAGGCCGTGGGCGCTACCTCACTCGTGTCTCCCTTGCCTTGCAGGTCGGGAATACAGCTCCTCGAGGAGGTACGTTCACGTCTCCCCTGTCCCACGTGCGCCGCCGGCCTCGGCCGTGGCTCTCTAGGTgcctggggtgggctgggggggcCGCGGAGCCCGTTTCTACCCAGCCCGTCTCCCTCTCTGCCTCCGCAGGCGCTCCCGGTCCCGGTCGCGGAGCCCGCACTACCGCCACTAAGAGCCCGGCTGCGGGAGACGCTGTACAGTGCTGGTTTTGTTCATTATGTGCCGTTAccgaataaagaaggaaaaaacccctCCCCGCGCCAGCGCTTCCTGGGGGCTCGGCTGGGCGCCGTCGGCCGCCTCCAAGCCCTGCCGTTCCGCCCAGCGGGATCTGGAAGCGGGGTGGCCGATTTTTGCCTCTGCCGCTGTCTCCCCATCACCCTTGGGTGCGTGACGCCATGTGTTGGCCTCTACGCTGGGCTCCTGGGAGGAGGATGAAGCCCCCGCGGTGCCCCGCGTGGGCCATTCCCTGCCTATTCCGGGTGATTTTGCACCTTATCCCTCCATTCAGGTGATTTTTCCACCTTATTCCTCTGTTCAAGAGGCTTCACGGGGGAGGCGGTGTTTTGCGTCCTGCTGCCCGCCCCAAGGACGTCACCAGCACCCCGCGGGCTCCCCTACGTCCCGAAAAGGGCCGGAGGGGCCCCAGGGAAAGGAGAGGCAGCgcgaggggaggcagcgagcGTGTGCACGCGCGCGAGGTTTTATTCGAGGTCGAAGGTGTAGGCGATGATGTCAGAGCAGCGGAGCAGGGCCTCCTTCTGCACGCCCAGCGGCGTCTGCAGCTCCGACACCTGGAAGTTGAGCACGTCGATGTCGGAGGCGCCGAAGACGGCGGCGACGCTCACCCGCTCGTGCATGGCGAAGCGCACGCGGCGGCCGGCCATGGCGGAGAGGCTGCGCAGGTAGCGCTCGCGCAGCGCCGCCCGCTGCCGCTGCTccggcgccccgccggcccccagcGCCTGGAAGCGGGGCGAGCTGGGGGCGAAGCCGCGGCTCGAGCCCTCCGGCCCCCGCGGCAGGCGGATG includes:
- the CLASRP gene encoding CLK4-associating serine/arginine rich protein, whose amino-acid sequence is MWHEARKHERKLRGMMVDYKKRAERRREYYEKIKKDPAQFLQVHGRACKVHLDSAVALAAESPVNMMPWQGDTNNMIDRFDVRAHLDYIPMYTPPLLNPISPEQESDERKCNYERYRGLVQNDFAGISEEQCLYQIYIDELYGGLQKPNEDEKKKLAEKKASIGYTYEDSTVAELENSLEKRGDEEDSEEDSNTDEDEVIPDIDVEVDVDELNQEQVADLNKQATTYGMAEGDFVRMLRKDKEEAEAIKHAKALEEEKAMYSGRRSRRQRREFREKRLKGRKISPPSYARRDSPTYDPYKRSPSESTSESRSRSRSPSPGHEEKITFITSFGGSDEEAAAAQAGGVPGKPASLGKQRSAPGQPGSAAAGHSASSRRRSSSSSTSPSSSSSSSSRSSSRSHRGGGYHRSSRYCRSHSRRYSRSRSRSRRYSGGGSRDSRRRSRSYSPDRGYRYSSRRRSRSRSRSGERYRRSGRSSRHWSSSPSSRSPSDSRSRSKSMSPVREKPLRPAASPAVGEKLKKADTAAGKETGAAKPKLTPQEKLKLRMQKALNRQFKADKKAAQEKMLQQEHERQEREDELRAMARKIRMKERERREKEREEWERQYSRQSRSPSPRYSREYSSSRRRSRSRSRSPHYRH
- the GEMIN7 gene encoding gem-associated protein 7 isoform X2, whose protein sequence is MPHACGGRPARGGPGEALGAAAVPVGVIRLPRGPEGSSRGFAPSSPRFQALGAGGAPEQRQRAALRERYLRSLSAMAGRRVRFAMHERVSVAAVFGASDIDVLNFQVSELQTPLGVQKEALLRCSDIIAYTFDLE
- the GEMIN7 gene encoding gem-associated protein 7 isoform X1 produces the protein MPHACGGRPARGGPGEALGEAAGAAAVPVGVIRLPRGPEGSSRGFAPSSPRFQALGAGGAPEQRQRAALRERYLRSLSAMAGRRVRFAMHERVSVAAVFGASDIDVLNFQVSELQTPLGVQKEALLRCSDIIAYTFDLE